The following are encoded together in the Xylanibacillus composti genome:
- a CDS encoding carbohydrate ABC transporter permease gives MVEDRSIASRLFDGFIYVVLILVALITLIPFIHVLAGSFTTTAELARRGFVLFPTEWSLTAYRYIFSTDTIFKGLANSMGITLFGTMFSMFITSLMAYGLSRRDLDGRRTIMFLVVFTMLFSGGLIPTFLVVKEVGLIDSYLALIVPFTINAFNLIILRNFFQNLPEGLEESAKIDGCNDFGIFFRIVLPLSMPAIATISLFYAVTYWNTYLPAILYLNDTNKWPVQIILRQIVIVATGLSFDDSGFEDAALPPSQSVKMAAIIVATVPILCVYPFLQKHFAKGALLGSIKG, from the coding sequence ATGGTTGAAGATCGCTCTATCGCCAGCCGACTGTTTGATGGTTTCATCTACGTTGTCCTCATCTTGGTGGCGTTAATTACACTGATACCGTTTATCCATGTGCTGGCTGGCTCCTTCACGACAACAGCCGAGCTGGCGCGCCGAGGCTTTGTGCTGTTTCCGACCGAATGGAGCTTGACGGCATACCGCTATATATTCTCAACGGACACCATATTCAAAGGGCTGGCCAATTCGATGGGCATTACCCTGTTTGGCACCATGTTCAGCATGTTCATCACATCTTTGATGGCTTACGGTTTGTCGCGAAGAGATTTGGACGGCAGGCGCACAATCATGTTCCTGGTTGTGTTCACCATGCTGTTCAGCGGCGGCTTGATTCCGACTTTTCTCGTCGTCAAGGAAGTCGGCTTGATTGATTCCTATCTGGCTCTGATTGTTCCGTTCACGATCAATGCATTCAACCTGATTATCTTGCGAAATTTCTTTCAGAACTTGCCCGAGGGCTTGGAAGAATCGGCGAAGATTGACGGCTGCAATGACTTCGGCATCTTCTTCCGAATCGTTCTGCCGCTGTCGATGCCGGCGATTGCCACGATTTCGCTATTCTACGCGGTGACGTATTGGAATACGTATCTGCCTGCCATTTTGTATTTGAATGATACGAATAAATGGCCGGTGCAGATCATTTTGCGGCAAATCGTTATTGTGGCAACCGGCCTCAGCTTCGACGATTCCGGCTTTGAGGATGCGGCGCTGCCTCCTTCGCAATCGGTCAAGATGGCGGCGATTATTGTGGCCACGGTGCCGATCCTGTGTGTCTACCCATTCTTGCAGAAGCACTTTGCCAAGGGCGCGCTGCTGGGCTCGATCAAGGGATGA
- a CDS encoding ABC transporter permease — protein MSDLSVQSAPPVQTRTRSERWQRLKRNKLLYVMIIPGLIYFVVFKYIPMYGLIISFQNYKPHLGVTGSEWVGWMHFERLFHDPMFWTIFKNTLVLFLYNILFYFPVPIILALMLNELRKEWFKRTIQSIVYIPHFMSWVIVVSISFVMLTQDGGIINDLIAYFGFNKINFLMSTDWFRPVYILQVIWREAGWGTIIYLAAMAAIDPQQYEAARIDGANRFRQIWHVTLPAIRSVIIVLLILKIGDVLELGFEHVYLLLNAMNREVAEIFDTYVYTAGLRQGQFSYSTAVGFFKSFVGLILIMMANWLAKKFGEEGVY, from the coding sequence ATGAGCGATCTTTCAGTTCAAAGCGCGCCGCCGGTTCAAACACGGACGCGGTCGGAACGCTGGCAGCGGCTCAAGCGCAACAAGCTGCTGTATGTGATGATCATTCCCGGATTGATTTACTTCGTTGTGTTCAAGTACATTCCGATGTACGGCCTGATCATCTCGTTCCAAAACTACAAGCCTCATCTAGGCGTAACCGGCAGCGAATGGGTAGGGTGGATGCACTTTGAGCGCTTGTTCCACGATCCTATGTTTTGGACGATCTTCAAGAACACCTTGGTGCTGTTCCTGTACAACATCCTATTTTACTTTCCGGTTCCGATCATCTTGGCGTTGATGCTGAATGAGCTGCGGAAGGAATGGTTCAAGCGCACGATCCAGTCGATCGTCTACATTCCGCATTTCATGTCCTGGGTTATCGTCGTATCGATCAGCTTCGTCATGCTGACACAGGATGGCGGGATCATCAATGATCTGATTGCGTATTTCGGCTTCAATAAAATCAATTTCTTGATGAGCACAGATTGGTTCCGGCCGGTCTATATTCTTCAGGTTATTTGGCGGGAGGCCGGCTGGGGAACGATTATTTATTTGGCCGCAATGGCCGCGATTGACCCGCAGCAATATGAAGCCGCCCGCATAGACGGGGCTAATCGCTTCCGTCAAATTTGGCACGTCACCTTGCCGGCGATTCGCAGCGTCATCATCGTGCTCTTGATTCTGAAGATCGGAGACGTGCTGGAACTGGGCTTCGAGCATGTGTACTTGCTTCTGAATGCGATGAACCGCGAGGTTGCGGAAATTTTCGATACGTATGTGTATACAGCAGGTCTGCGCCAAGGACAGTTCAGCTATTCAACGGCTGTCGGCTTCTTCAAATCGTTCGTCGGGTTGATTCTGATTATGATGGCGAACTGGCTGGCCAAAAAATTCGGAGAAGAAGGGGTTTACTAA
- a CDS encoding AraC family transcriptional regulator — protein sequence MDQTQVRRYVFTLPPAQPLPIRVESLGHNPNQESVSRPDGYPMFHWLHTEAGEGKLWLEGQAFTLPAHTGILIYPHVPHAYRASDPQWVTQYLTFQGNAVDSILAAAGIRQSTMFRWQPDSPLTGLLEQMMRRRETWSDMLGLETSTETYHFLLYLGRYGQAGTRTSAAAGMRSLQTVLDWMEQNVDNPNIGLKEMAQVLGLSSRRLHALFQQSFASSPYAYFVSLRMRKAKEMLGQQPALTVKEIAARCGFRDTSHFVATFRKHTGLPPEQYRKLH from the coding sequence TTGGACCAGACACAAGTGCGCCGTTATGTATTTACGCTGCCGCCAGCCCAACCGCTGCCCATACGGGTCGAGAGCTTGGGACACAACCCGAACCAGGAATCGGTTTCGCGGCCTGACGGCTACCCGATGTTCCATTGGCTGCACACAGAAGCGGGCGAAGGAAAGCTGTGGCTGGAAGGACAAGCCTTCACCCTGCCAGCCCATACGGGAATATTGATCTATCCGCATGTGCCGCATGCTTATCGCGCGTCCGATCCGCAATGGGTGACGCAGTACTTGACGTTTCAAGGCAATGCTGTGGACAGTATTCTGGCCGCAGCAGGCATCCGGCAGAGCACCATGTTCCGCTGGCAGCCCGACTCGCCGCTGACAGGATTGCTTGAACAGATGATGCGGCGCAGAGAAACATGGAGTGATATGCTTGGACTGGAGACTTCTACGGAGACGTACCATTTCCTGTTGTACTTGGGGAGGTATGGCCAAGCAGGAACACGGACCAGCGCGGCGGCGGGGATGCGCAGCTTGCAGACGGTCTTGGACTGGATGGAGCAAAATGTGGATAATCCGAATATCGGATTGAAGGAGATGGCTCAAGTATTGGGGCTGTCCAGCAGGCGCTTGCACGCGCTGTTCCAGCAATCCTTCGCCTCGTCGCCCTACGCCTATTTCGTCTCGCTGCGCATGCGCAAGGCCAAGGAAATGCTGGGCCAGCAGCCGGCGCTTACAGTGAAGGAAATCGCGGCCCGATGCGGCTTCCGCGATACCAGCCATTTCGTTGCTACCTTCCGCAAGCATACCGGCTTGCCGCCGGAGCAATACCGCAAGCTGCACTAG
- a CDS encoding glycoside hydrolase family 28 protein, translated as MAHYAITDFGAIGDGTTLNTDAIAAAIEQCASAGGGTVVVPAGRFLTGPVRLQSRITLYLEAGAVLLFSDDFSHYPPVWTRWSGYECHGFTPLLFGSGLTQVSVKGEGCLDGQGHAWWAVNQRLRRGERYRSPQTDLLAKLNEQLIHAVATNIVEWDSQFLRPPLLQFLDCRHVKIEGVTLRNSPFWNTHLVYCQDVQVRGVRFQNPSDTPNGDGLDIDSCTNVRVSDCCFDVGDDCLCLKSGINEDGRRVGRPTENVTVTNCTMLHGHGGIVFGSENSGGIRNVTVSNCQFIGTDRGIRIKTNRMRGGYIRHLLLNNIYMEDVLCPLAINAFYRHGVDESDPLIIAEEAVPVTEKTPIVEHVRISNVTATGCRAAAGFIYGLPEMPIRDVVLSDVSIAMSRDAAEAGGEPDMVRPTLVMAGAGIYAQYAEGLELYRVQVDTRQGPALTLKETANTAIHHLSMKRLHPDTPVVAAERAKEVHIEGRQAAQHPRYLLERE; from the coding sequence TTGGCCCATTATGCGATTACTGATTTTGGTGCGATAGGGGACGGAACAACCCTGAATACAGACGCCATCGCCGCTGCAATCGAGCAGTGCGCTTCCGCCGGGGGAGGTACGGTCGTGGTTCCTGCCGGCCGCTTCCTGACTGGACCGGTACGTTTGCAAAGCCGAATCACCTTGTATTTGGAGGCCGGGGCGGTTCTCTTGTTCAGCGATGATTTTTCACATTATCCCCCTGTCTGGACGCGATGGTCCGGTTATGAGTGCCACGGATTCACTCCGCTGCTGTTCGGCAGCGGGTTGACGCAAGTGAGTGTGAAGGGAGAAGGCTGCCTCGACGGACAAGGACATGCCTGGTGGGCAGTGAACCAGCGTCTGCGTCGGGGAGAACGCTACAGGTCTCCGCAGACAGACTTGCTTGCCAAGCTGAATGAGCAGCTGATTCATGCTGTCGCAACGAATATTGTGGAATGGGATTCGCAATTTTTGCGGCCGCCGCTGCTGCAGTTTTTGGATTGCCGGCATGTCAAGATCGAAGGCGTTACGCTGCGCAATTCGCCCTTTTGGAACACACATCTGGTGTATTGCCAGGATGTGCAGGTGCGCGGTGTCCGCTTTCAAAATCCGTCGGATACGCCGAATGGCGACGGATTGGACATCGATTCCTGTACGAATGTACGGGTCTCTGACTGTTGCTTCGATGTAGGCGATGACTGCCTATGCCTGAAGTCAGGCATCAATGAAGACGGCAGAAGAGTCGGCAGGCCGACAGAGAATGTGACGGTGACCAATTGCACCATGCTGCACGGGCACGGAGGTATCGTATTCGGCAGTGAAAATTCCGGCGGCATCCGCAATGTGACGGTATCCAACTGCCAGTTCATCGGCACAGATCGGGGCATCCGCATCAAGACCAACCGGATGCGAGGCGGTTATATCCGGCATTTGCTGCTGAACAATATTTATATGGAGGATGTGCTCTGTCCGCTGGCGATCAATGCGTTCTACCGACATGGCGTGGATGAAAGCGACCCGCTTATAATTGCCGAAGAGGCGGTCCCGGTAACAGAGAAAACGCCTATCGTGGAGCATGTGCGGATTTCGAACGTTACGGCGACCGGCTGCCGAGCTGCTGCGGGCTTCATCTACGGCCTGCCGGAGATGCCGATTCGGGATGTCGTCTTAAGCGATGTCTCAATTGCCATGAGCCGGGATGCCGCGGAAGCGGGCGGAGAGCCGGATATGGTCCGACCGACATTGGTTATGGCCGGGGCAGGCATTTATGCGCAGTATGCGGAGGGATTGGAGCTGTATCGGGTGCAGGTGGACACGCGCCAAGGTCCTGCGCTGACGCTGAAGGAAACAGCGAATACAGCCATCCATCATCTCAGCATGAAGCGGCTGCATCCCGATACGCCGGTTGTCGCGGCAGAGCGTGCCAAGGAGGTTCATATCGAAGGCAGGCAGGCGGCGCAGCATCCGCGGTATTTGCTGGAGCGGGAGTAG
- a CDS encoding mannonate dehydratase: MKLAEMLGTHENRLWALSKQMGVDYAVAGLPPEQNGFKPWDYMNLLHMKQRYENFGIRVEVIESRPPANKIKLNQPGRDEEIKVVQELIRNMGKVGIPVWCYDFMAEFNWFRTSTTIRTRGGALVSGYDHSLMQDAPYTENAPISEDELWTNLEYYLKAIVPVAEEAGVKLALHPDDPPISPIRGVSRILTSADALQRAIDLVPSEYSGICLCQGTLATAGDDIPATIRRFAEQDKLFFVHFRDVRGTKEKFEETFHDDGKTDMFQAMKTYAEVGFDGPARPDHVPTMAGENNDNPGYEVLGRLYGVGYIKGLMEATYGQKK; encoded by the coding sequence TTGAAACTGGCTGAAATGTTGGGGACACATGAGAACCGGCTATGGGCGTTGAGCAAGCAAATGGGCGTAGATTACGCAGTTGCGGGACTGCCCCCGGAGCAAAACGGCTTCAAGCCCTGGGATTATATGAATCTGCTGCACATGAAGCAACGCTACGAGAATTTCGGCATTCGCGTAGAGGTTATCGAATCGAGACCGCCTGCGAATAAAATCAAGCTGAATCAGCCTGGCCGCGATGAGGAAATCAAGGTCGTTCAAGAGCTGATCCGCAACATGGGCAAAGTAGGCATTCCCGTTTGGTGCTACGATTTCATGGCGGAATTCAACTGGTTCCGTACTTCGACTACGATCCGCACGCGCGGCGGGGCGCTAGTATCCGGGTACGACCATTCCTTGATGCAGGATGCGCCGTATACGGAAAATGCGCCAATCAGCGAAGACGAGCTGTGGACGAATCTGGAGTACTATCTGAAGGCCATCGTGCCGGTGGCGGAGGAAGCGGGCGTGAAGCTGGCGCTGCATCCGGACGATCCGCCGATTTCTCCGATCCGCGGCGTATCCCGCATTCTGACCAGTGCTGACGCGCTGCAGCGTGCGATTGATCTGGTGCCTAGCGAGTACAGCGGCATCTGCTTGTGCCAAGGCACATTGGCTACGGCAGGCGACGATATTCCGGCTACGATTCGCCGCTTTGCCGAACAGGATAAGCTGTTCTTCGTTCATTTCCGCGATGTGAGAGGCACGAAGGAGAAGTTCGAGGAGACGTTCCATGACGACGGCAAAACAGATATGTTCCAAGCGATGAAAACATACGCCGAAGTTGGCTTCGACGGGCCGGCCAGACCGGACCACGTACCGACGATGGCAGGCGAGAACAATGACAATCCTGGCTATGAAGTGCTTGGCCGCTTGTACGGCGTCGGCTACATCAAGGGCTTGATGGAAGCGACTTACGGTCAGAAGAAATAA
- the katA gene encoding catalase KatA: MTNKKLTTSWGAPVGDNQHSMTAGSRGPTLIQDVHLLEKLAHFNRERIPERVVHAKGAGAHGYFEVTQDMSAYTKAKLFNGVGKRTPLFVRFSTVAGESGSADTVRDPRGFAVKFYTEEGNYDLVGNNTPIFFIRDAIKFPDFIHTQKRHPQTHLKNPTAVWDFWSLSPESLHQVTYLMGDRGIPATYRHMDGFGSHTFKWVNAAGEAVWVKYHFKTEQGVQNLTEEVAAKIAGENPDYHTEDLFNAIDRGDFPAWRLYVQIMPIADADTYRFDPFDVTKVWSHKDYPLIEVGRLVLDRNPDNYFAEVEQAAFSPGTLVPGIEPSPDKMLQGRLFAYADAHRYRVGANHQQLPINRPKAEVHHYQRDGAMAGGSNGGSGVYYEPNSFEGPKESPEHRTSPFPVSGQAASVAYDSDDHFTQAGDLYRLMDAEEQERLVQTIVNAMKPVEREDILIRQIQHFYKADPDYGRRVAQGLGLEQHLPNG; the protein is encoded by the coding sequence ATGACAAACAAAAAACTCACAACTAGCTGGGGCGCTCCAGTAGGAGACAATCAGCATTCCATGACTGCCGGCTCCAGGGGACCTACGCTCATACAGGATGTGCACTTATTGGAAAAGCTCGCCCATTTCAACCGGGAGCGAATTCCAGAGCGTGTCGTTCATGCCAAGGGAGCCGGGGCACACGGCTACTTCGAGGTCACGCAGGACATGTCCGCCTATACGAAAGCGAAGCTATTCAACGGCGTCGGAAAGCGCACGCCGCTGTTCGTCCGTTTCTCCACCGTGGCAGGGGAAAGCGGTTCGGCAGATACAGTCCGTGATCCACGCGGGTTCGCCGTTAAATTTTATACAGAGGAAGGCAATTACGATCTGGTCGGCAACAACACGCCGATATTCTTCATTCGCGATGCAATCAAATTTCCGGATTTCATCCACACGCAGAAGCGCCATCCGCAGACTCATCTGAAAAACCCTACGGCCGTGTGGGATTTCTGGTCGCTCTCCCCTGAATCCCTTCATCAGGTTACTTATTTGATGGGCGATCGCGGCATTCCGGCAACATACCGCCATATGGACGGTTTCGGCAGCCATACGTTCAAGTGGGTCAACGCTGCGGGAGAGGCAGTCTGGGTGAAATATCACTTCAAGACCGAGCAAGGGGTACAAAATCTGACCGAGGAAGTAGCTGCCAAGATCGCTGGAGAAAACCCTGACTATCATACGGAGGATTTGTTCAACGCAATCGATCGCGGGGATTTCCCGGCCTGGAGGCTCTATGTGCAAATCATGCCGATAGCAGACGCCGATACGTACCGCTTCGATCCGTTCGACGTGACGAAGGTTTGGTCGCACAAGGACTATCCGCTCATAGAGGTGGGCCGCCTTGTACTGGACCGCAATCCGGACAATTATTTCGCCGAGGTCGAGCAGGCTGCCTTCTCGCCTGGCACATTGGTTCCCGGGATCGAGCCATCGCCGGACAAAATGCTCCAGGGCCGCCTGTTCGCCTATGCAGACGCGCACCGATACCGCGTTGGAGCGAATCACCAGCAGCTGCCGATCAATCGGCCTAAGGCGGAGGTCCATCACTATCAGCGGGACGGCGCAATGGCCGGCGGGTCCAATGGCGGCAGCGGCGTATACTATGAACCGAACAGCTTCGAGGGCCCGAAGGAATCGCCGGAGCACAGAACTTCGCCATTCCCGGTATCGGGACAAGCAGCCAGCGTCGCCTATGACAGCGACGATCACTTCACGCAAGCCGGAGACCTGTATCGGCTCATGGATGCAGAGGAACAGGAACGCCTGGTCCAGACGATTGTCAACGCCATGAAGCCCGTCGAAAGAGAAGACATTCTGATCCGGCAAATCCAGCACTTCTACAAAGCTGACCCGGACTACGGCCGGCGTGTAGCGCAAGGACTAGGTCTGGAACAGCATCTGCCCAACGGATAA
- a CDS encoding beta-galactosidase, with the protein MINEKLPKIWYGGDYNPEQWDADVWAEDIRMFKLAGIDVATLNVFSWALNQPDENTYNLEWLDETIDRLYQNGIYTCLATSTGAHPAWMAKRYPDILRVDAQGRKRRFGGRHNSCPNSPTYRLYAPRMAAKLAERYKDHPGVLIWHVSNEFGGYCYCDNCAAGFRTWLQDRYGTLDALNKAWNTRFWSHHFYDWEEIVPPNELSEEWGGGRTNFQGISLDYRRFMSDSLLECYKLEYDEIKKHTPHLPVTTNLMGTYPELDYFKWAKHLDVISWDNYPSLDTPVSYTAMVHDLMRGLKQGQPFMLMEQTPSQQNWQPYNSLKRPGVMRLWSYQAVARGADTVMFFQLRRSVGACEKFHGAVIEHAGHEHTRVFRECAALGKELQKLSDRILDARVQAKVAIVFDWENRWGIDLSSGPTVALDYVKEVHKYYDALFKLNIQVDMVGVEQDLSGYDIVIAPVLYMVKDGYAQKLEAFVQTGGTFLTTFFSGIVNEADLVTLGGYPGELRELLGIWAEEIDALLPEQRNQLVMKQPFKSGQQAYECGMLCDLIHLEGAEAVAEYGMDFYKGMPAVTKHAYGKGTAWYVATSPEPAFLTDLMNELCAEKGIQPVVKPTDGLEVSSRTKSGETIHFLLNHRAEPVTAELDGNAYMDMLSEQTVAGSVEVPARGVVLLASSQA; encoded by the coding sequence GTGATCAATGAAAAACTGCCAAAAATTTGGTATGGCGGGGACTATAACCCTGAGCAATGGGATGCGGATGTATGGGCGGAAGACATCCGGATGTTCAAGCTGGCCGGCATTGATGTGGCAACGCTGAATGTATTCTCTTGGGCACTGAACCAGCCTGATGAGAATACCTATAATCTCGAATGGCTGGATGAAACCATTGACCGCCTTTATCAGAACGGCATCTATACCTGTCTGGCTACGAGCACCGGGGCGCACCCTGCCTGGATGGCCAAGCGCTATCCAGACATTCTCCGTGTAGATGCGCAGGGCCGCAAGCGCAGGTTCGGCGGGCGCCACAACTCCTGTCCGAACAGTCCGACCTACCGCTTGTATGCGCCGCGCATGGCTGCGAAGCTGGCAGAGCGGTACAAGGATCATCCGGGTGTGCTCATTTGGCACGTCTCCAACGAATTTGGCGGATACTGCTATTGCGACAACTGCGCGGCAGGCTTCCGCACGTGGCTGCAGGACAGATACGGCACATTGGATGCGCTGAACAAGGCTTGGAATACGCGGTTCTGGAGCCACCATTTCTATGACTGGGAGGAGATCGTGCCGCCGAATGAACTGAGCGAGGAATGGGGCGGAGGACGTACCAACTTCCAAGGCATCTCGCTCGACTACAGACGGTTTATGTCAGACAGTCTGCTGGAATGCTACAAGCTGGAGTACGACGAGATTAAGAAGCATACGCCGCATCTGCCCGTAACGACGAATCTGATGGGCACCTATCCGGAGCTTGATTATTTCAAATGGGCGAAGCATCTGGATGTCATTTCATGGGACAACTATCCTTCGCTGGATACGCCTGTGAGCTATACGGCGATGGTGCATGACCTGATGCGCGGCCTGAAGCAAGGGCAGCCGTTCATGCTGATGGAACAGACGCCAAGCCAGCAAAACTGGCAGCCCTACAATTCCTTGAAGCGGCCGGGGGTCATGCGCTTGTGGAGCTATCAGGCTGTAGCGAGAGGCGCAGACACGGTTATGTTCTTCCAGCTTAGAAGATCGGTCGGCGCCTGCGAGAAGTTCCACGGTGCGGTCATTGAGCACGCGGGCCACGAGCATACACGGGTATTCCGGGAATGCGCGGCATTGGGCAAGGAATTGCAGAAGCTGTCCGACCGGATTCTGGATGCGCGGGTGCAGGCGAAGGTCGCGATTGTGTTCGATTGGGAAAACCGCTGGGGCATCGATCTGTCGAGCGGACCGACTGTTGCGCTGGATTATGTCAAGGAAGTGCACAAATACTACGACGCTCTGTTTAAGCTGAACATTCAGGTCGATATGGTCGGCGTTGAGCAGGATTTGAGCGGTTACGATATCGTGATTGCTCCGGTTCTGTACATGGTGAAGGACGGGTATGCGCAGAAGCTGGAGGCATTCGTGCAAACTGGCGGAACCTTCCTGACCACTTTCTTCAGCGGCATTGTGAATGAAGCGGACCTGGTGACGCTGGGCGGCTATCCGGGCGAGCTGCGGGAGCTGCTCGGCATCTGGGCAGAGGAGATTGACGCGCTTCTGCCGGAACAGCGCAACCAGCTGGTGATGAAGCAGCCGTTCAAGAGCGGACAGCAAGCTTACGAATGCGGCATGCTGTGCGATCTGATTCATCTGGAAGGAGCAGAGGCTGTGGCCGAGTACGGCATGGATTTCTACAAGGGCATGCCAGCCGTTACGAAGCACGCCTATGGCAAGGGGACTGCCTGGTATGTAGCGACGAGTCCCGAGCCAGCCTTCCTGACAGATCTAATGAACGAACTTTGCGCGGAGAAGGGCATTCAACCTGTCGTGAAGCCGACCGATGGACTGGAAGTGTCCAGCCGTACGAAAAGCGGGGAGACGATTCACTTCCTGCTGAACCATCGGGCCGAGCCTGTCACAGCGGAGCTGGACGGAAATGCCTACATGGATATGCTGAGCGAACAGACGGTTGCGGGTTCGGTTGAAGTGCCTGCACGCGGCGTCGTGCTGCTCGCATCCTCGCAGGCCTAG
- a CDS encoding ABC transporter ATP-binding protein, translating to MKDLWTLRGFVWRFRWRYVIGILSIVITDLSQLAIPWTLGRLTDDLNSGLGSASLIWTYIGWIFLASVGIFIFRYLWRVMIFGVARTLEYELRNKLFAHYQKLSPQWYSKRKTGDLMAHATNDLQAVRFTFGGGMVVMIDTLVLFSLTIAIMVVTIDWKLTLIGLLPLPVMAFLAISFGSKIYDRFRDAQEAFSALTDRVQENISGMRVVKAFAQEEEQERRFADINTFNFMRNMRMAKLQAFFNPLVQWVTGVSYLLVLGFGGILVIRNQITIGDFVAFNAYLGLLIGPIMGIGWMINIFQRGAASMSRINEILYSKPDIQDNPAVQPISKLNGHICIESLTFRYPGSKEPALRDVTLDIPQGQTVALIGKTGSGKSTLVNLLVRLYDVKEGSVRIDGHALKEIPLAVLRRDIGMVPQENFLFSETIRENIAFGLDQASEEEIVRAAEDAQVLDNIQDFPGNFETMLGERGVTLSGGQKQRLSIARALIKHPSILVLDDSLSAVDTKTEEALLERLKQKRRGLTTIMIAHRVSTVQHADQIVVLDEGRIVERGTHEQLLRLGGVYHHLYEQQQLEEQISGEI from the coding sequence ATGAAAGACTTGTGGACGCTGCGCGGGTTTGTCTGGCGCTTTAGATGGAGGTATGTCATCGGCATTCTGTCGATCGTCATTACGGACCTGAGCCAATTGGCCATACCTTGGACGCTGGGGAGATTGACGGATGATTTGAACAGCGGACTGGGCTCCGCTTCTCTCATATGGACTTATATTGGATGGATTTTTCTCGCGAGTGTGGGGATTTTTATTTTTCGCTATCTATGGAGGGTGATGATCTTCGGCGTGGCCCGCACGCTGGAATACGAGCTGCGCAACAAGCTGTTCGCGCATTACCAGAAGCTCTCGCCCCAGTGGTACAGCAAGCGGAAAACGGGCGATCTGATGGCGCACGCCACCAATGACCTCCAGGCGGTGCGCTTCACGTTCGGCGGCGGAATGGTAGTCATGATCGATACGCTGGTGCTCTTCAGCCTGACCATTGCGATCATGGTCGTGACGATTGACTGGAAGCTGACCTTGATCGGCTTGCTGCCGCTTCCGGTTATGGCCTTTCTTGCGATCAGCTTCGGCTCCAAGATCTATGACCGCTTCCGGGATGCGCAGGAGGCGTTCTCCGCGTTGACCGACCGGGTACAAGAGAACATCTCGGGGATGCGTGTGGTCAAAGCATTCGCGCAGGAAGAGGAGCAGGAGCGCAGATTCGCGGACATTAATACCTTCAACTTCATGCGCAACATGCGCATGGCGAAGCTGCAGGCGTTCTTCAATCCGCTAGTGCAATGGGTGACTGGGGTCAGCTACTTGCTCGTCCTAGGCTTTGGCGGCATTCTGGTCATCCGCAACCAAATTACGATTGGCGATTTCGTCGCCTTCAACGCCTATCTCGGCTTGTTGATTGGACCGATTATGGGGATTGGCTGGATGATTAATATTTTTCAGCGGGGCGCTGCATCGATGAGCCGGATCAATGAAATTTTGTATTCGAAGCCCGACATTCAGGACAATCCGGCAGTCCAGCCAATAAGCAAGCTCAACGGCCATATCTGCATCGAATCGCTGACGTTCCGCTATCCGGGCAGCAAGGAGCCGGCTCTCCGGGATGTTACGCTCGATATTCCACAGGGCCAGACGGTCGCTTTGATCGGCAAAACCGGCAGCGGCAAATCAACGCTAGTCAACCTGCTAGTCCGGCTGTATGACGTAAAGGAAGGGAGCGTGCGGATTGACGGCCACGCCCTGAAGGAAATTCCGCTTGCGGTGCTGCGGCGCGATATCGGCATGGTGCCGCAGGAGAACTTTTTATTCTCGGAGACGATCCGCGAGAACATCGCTTTTGGTCTAGACCAGGCGAGCGAGGAGGAGATCGTCCGCGCGGCAGAGGATGCGCAGGTGCTGGACAATATTCAGGATTTCCCGGGCAATTTCGAGACGATGCTGGGCGAGCGCGGCGTAACCTTGTCGGGCGGCCAGAAGCAGCGGTTGTCCATTGCCCGCGCGCTGATTAAGCATCCGTCTATTCTCGTGCTGGATGACAGCCTGTCTGCTGTAGATACGAAGACGGAGGAAGCGCTGCTGGAGCGGTTGAAGCAGAAGCGCCGGGGGCTGACAACGATTATGATTGCGCACCGTGTTTCTACCGTACAGCATGCGGATCAGATCGTCGTGCTGGATGAGGGACGGATCGTGGAGCGCGGCACGCATGAGCAGCTGCTGCGGCTGGGCGGTGTGTATCATCACTTGTATGAGCAGCAGCAGCTCGAAGAACAAATTTCCGGGGAAATATAG
- a CDS encoding cupin domain-containing protein translates to MEPYGRWEQVEPGIKRKIHPPGERLMMMEVAFDTDAVGAEHSHPHEQYTYCVQGRLAFSIDGRTVYLSRGDSLHIPSGCRHGVRALEPSVLLDTFTPLREDLLKK, encoded by the coding sequence ATGGAGCCGTATGGACGATGGGAGCAGGTAGAGCCCGGCATCAAGCGCAAGATTCATCCGCCGGGCGAGCGTCTGATGATGATGGAGGTTGCATTCGATACGGACGCGGTCGGGGCCGAACACAGCCACCCGCATGAACAGTACACGTATTGTGTGCAAGGGAGGCTGGCCTTTAGTATTGATGGCCGGACCGTATACTTGTCCCGCGGGGACTCGCTGCATATTCCGAGCGGCTGCAGGCATGGCGTGAGGGCGCTTGAGCCAAGCGTGCTGCTGGATACCTTTACCCCATTGAGAGAAGATTTGCTCAAAAAATAG